Below is a window of Mycoplasmopsis anatis DNA.
TAGGGTGGTTTTTCTTATATTCTATCATTTGAGCTTGTTTATAGTTACGCATTTTCTTCATAGAAATTGGATAAAGTGATAAACAAAAAATCGCTAAAACTAAGCAAACAATTAAAGCAATAAGATAAATTCAAAAACTCATATTTCTCCTTTTGTTAAATAAAATTTTACAATGATTTTGAACAAAATATTTTAAATACATCAACTTACTTAAGTATCATAAATCATAAATATGGTAAAATTATTAATATAAAATAAAGGAACATAATGAAATTAACAATAATATCATCAATCACAGAAAATGAACGTGATACTAATAGTTTTTTAAAAGATTTAACTGAGCAAGATACTCAGGATTTTGAGGTTATTTTGTGTTTAAATAAATCAACAGGTACTAAAAAAATATTTTCAATCATCTCTGAGTATAGTAAATTTTTTGGTTCTCGTTTGAAGGTAATTTGAAATTATAAAAATCAGTCAGTTAACTACAACATTGCTAGTGCATTTAGGATTGCCAAAGGAAACTATATTACAATCATCAACAGCGATACATCACTTAGAAAATATTATTTATTAAAAATGATTGAACAAGCTACAAAATATGATGTAGATGTATTGGAATTTAAACCAAGATTAATTGGTTCTACACGTTGAAAGCCAAAAGCTAGAATTATAACTAATGAACCTGTAAAAATTGCAAATAGACCTGATGTTTTAGCTTACACATTCCCATTTATATTAAATAAAATTTTCAAAAAATCACTTGTTCAAAAATGTGACAAAAATTGACCAGAACATTCTACAGATGATAAATTAGCAGTAACACTAAACTATCAATTAATGCTCCTTTCTAAAACTTATATGTATGTAGATTCTAGAATTAAAAGGGATTACTTTGATTTAGAGACATGAATTAACCCTAAAACTTACTTCAATAATTTTAAAGATGTTGAAAAAATGTTTATGAATTATGAAAGTAAAATTATGCATGAATATGAATATGCCAAAAATTACTTCTTTAAGGTATTTCTACCAGGATTAATTACCAACATTTCATTTATAAGCGTAAGAAATTTAATCCATTACAAAGAATTGAATGAAAAAAGAAGTAAAAAATTTATAAATGACTTAAAACTTTATATTGATAAATTACAAAAATCACCAGAATTTAAAATATTTATGGATACTAACAATTATATGTTATTAAAAAATACTGAAACTGACATTATTAAAAATAATATTCCTGTTTCAAAATGACGTGCTATCCTTAATGAATTAGAAGAGTAAAAATGTATTTATATCAAAACTCAAGTTTTTTAAGAGATTCTTTAGTTCAATATTTGATACTATGATTTCTATAATTGTTTGTGTTTTTTTATTTTTTTTAATCGGTAAATTTACTGATTTAAGATATGTTGATTTTAATAAAATTCAATACTACTCAATTTTTATTTTAATCATTATTTTTTTAATTTTTTACTATATTTTTATCCCGTACTTTTTAAATGGTTCAACTCTGGGTATGCTTATTTTTAAGATGAAGATTATTCACGAGAATAAAGATAGAAGATTAAATTTAATGGATTTAGTAAAAAGAAATATTTTATTGTACATAGTAATTTTTAATCTACTTTATATTATTGTTTTTTTTAATAATGAAAGTATAAAGTTATTTAAATTAAGTGATGAACAGATAAAAAATTTAAGCTTTATCGATAAAACGAGAATTAATTTTAGTTACGCTTTTACAAGCGTATTCATGTTTGTTTCTTTTATTAATTTTGCAGTTTTATTACTGAACAAAAAGAAACTATCAGCACTTGAATACATCAGCTCAACTAGAGTTGTTAATAAAAAAATGGTATATATTCATCAAAACGAAAATATTAAATTGATGCCAATACAAATAGAAGAAAGAGAAATAATTTTATACATCAATGATTAGGAGGATGTTATGAGATTAAATAATATATCACTATTAGATGACTTAAATGAACAACAAAGAGAAGCTGTTCAATATTTTGACACTTCACTTAGAATTATCGCAGGTCCAGGTAGTGGAAAAACAAAGGTTTTAACTAGAAAAGTAGCTTACTTAATTAATGATTTAGGTATAACTCCTAATAAAATTTTAGCTGTTACTTTCACAAACAAAGCTGCAAATGAAATGTCTGAGAGAATTAGGCAATATTGTGATGCTGATACAAATAAGTTAAACATCAATACCTTTCACGCTTTATGTGCCAAAATTCTTAGAATAGAGTATTTAAGCGCAGAATTAAATAGTGACTTTTTAATTATTGATGAAATTGATAAAAAAGATATTCTCGCTAATGTTTACAAGGAATTAAATATTAGTAAAAGTCAAATAACTTTTTCTAATATGATTCAAAAAATATCTTGATATAAAAACACTAAAGTTACACTTGAAGAATTAGCTAAGGAAATGAGAATTTCAATTGATGATCCAATCATTCTGGCAATTAAAAGCTATGAGCGTGAATTATCAACAAAAAGAATGGTTGATTTTGATGATCTAATCATACATGTAGAAAATCTATTTGATAAACATCCTGAAATAGCCAAAAAATGATCAGAGAAATTCTCTTTTATTCTTGTTGATGAATTTCAAGACACTTCAGTATCTCAATATAATATTGTTAAAAAATTAATTAATAATGATACTCATCTTACAATAGTGGGTGACCCAGATCAAACAATTTATAATTGGCGTGGTGCTGATGTAAACTTAATTTTAGACTTCCATAAAGATTTTACTAACGCTAAAACTGTTGTATTAGAAAAAAATTATCGTTCAACTAAAAAAATTGTTAATTCTGCAAATCAATTGATTGTTCATAATAAGAAAAGATATGTCAAAGATTTAGTAACAGATAATGAAATAGGTAGTGATATTGAATTTTTCCATGCGTTTAATATGGAAGCTGAAGCTAGATGAGTAATTCAAAAAATTAATGAATTAAAGAAAAATAAAATTCAACTAAAAAATATTGCTATTCTTTACCGTTCAAATTTTTATTCTAGACCATTTGAAGAAGCCTTAATCAAAGAAAATATTAACCACAAAATCTTTAATGGCGTTAAATTCTTCCAAAGAGAAGAAATCAAAAACGCTATTGCATTCTTAAGAATTTTATATGATGGTTCTGACCTAGCTTTTGAGAGAATCATAAATGTCCCATCAAGAGGAATTGGTGAAGTAGCTTTAGAAAAATGTATTGAAATTGCAAAAAATAATAAAAAAACCTTATTCAATACATTTATTCAAGATTATAAAACCTTACCATTTAGAGCAAATATCATCAGAGAAAAAATTTATCCCTTTCTTCGTAGCATAAGAATACATAGTATTTGACTAAAATCTGAGAAAAGAAAACGAAAAATCTCTGAAGTTTTAAAATTATTCCTTGAAGATATCGGATATTTGAAATCAATAGAAAGTATAACCAATTTAAGAGGTTCAGCTCTAGATAATGTTAATGAATTAATTGAATCTATTAAAACATGAGAAGAAAAAAACCCTGATAAAGGTGTTAAGGAATATTTAGAAATGGTCTCACTTCTTAGCTCTTCAGATGAATTTGACTCAGGAACTAATTATGTATCATTAATGACAGTTCATTCAGCAAAAGGACTTGAATTTGATAATGTATTCATTGTCGGAATGAGTGAAAATATCTTCCCTTCTGTACGTTCTAATAATGATTCTAATCCTGAATTAATTGAAGAAGAAAGAAGATTAGCATATGTGGCCATCACTAGAGCAAGAAAAAGATTATTTATTTCTGATTCTCGTGGAATAGTTCTTGGTACAAGAATCGACAAATCACCATCTAGGTTTATTACAGAAATGGGTATTAATATTGAGAAATTTATTTTGGTTAAAGATGATTATGCAAGTTTTGATACTGATTTAATCAACGATGACCATTATAATGACAATATCATTGTAGGGGATTTTATTTCACACAACACATTCGGTGAAGGAGAAGTTTTAGAGGTTAATAATTCAGATATTATAGTTTCATTTGTTAATGACAATAAAACAAGAACACTTAGAAAAAATCATCCCGCAATTAAATTAATTAAGAAATAATTATGCAAACTTCAATACTTATTTTACTGATAGCAATTTTATTTATACTTCTTATTATTAGCGGGATAGTTTCAATAATAATTTTTAGATACGTTAATGGTCGTTCTAATAGTGGATTAATTTTATTTAAGATTGACTCAATTAACAAACGTGTTCTAAGATTTACCGAAACTGAAAAACTACTTCCAACTCCATTAGATTATAAAAAAGGTAAATTTGAAATTTATAATTATTTACCATTAAGTGATTTTTTAGAGTTTTTTGACTCACAGACAATTTCATTAATCAAGGATGTTTTAGATAATAACCTTAAAAGAAGGGTATTTATAACAGCTAAATTAAATTTAAATTCTAAAGTTAAAAAAACTTTTTTGGAATCATTAATTACTAAAATTGATAAAAAAACCAAAAGAAATGAAAATATAATATATAACTTAAATATTGTTCCTCTCGATGATGAGAGTTACTATTGTAGTATAAGCTGATTTTTGAATGAAATTTCTAAATCAAAAACATTCTATAAAAATGAAAAAAATGAATTTGTAAAGTATGTTAAGGGTCCATTTTTATGTATTTCAATATTAAAAAAACCTTACTATTTTATTAACGAAGTTTCGAAAAACGAAAAATTAAAATTAATGAAAAAATTAAAGTTGCAAGTTCATTTTGTTTCGGTTCATGAAACTAAAGAATTATTAATGTTTATAATTAAAATGCCAAAGAAACAAAAATATGAAACATTAATAAAATCAATAAACAATTTGAATCAATCAACTTTATTTAGAAAAATAATTGATGTTATTTCTATTCAAGAATTCAAAAAAATAATAGATAACTATGAATTTGAAGTTCTTATAAATAAAGCAAGATATTGTTTATATAACCTAAAAAACAATAATAGTACTGAGCAGTATTCGGTTTATCAAGTTTTAAGTGATTATAAAGAAGGATTTGACCAGTTTAGTACACAATACAATAATTTATTAGAAGCAAATAATAACTTAAAATATAAAATCAAAAAATCTTCAGTGCTTACATATGCTAAGTTAGAAAAAACTGAATATGATATTGTAACTTTTGAATATCCAGAAATTAATAAAAATTGAATTGAATTTTTCTTAAAAATACCTTATATAAGATATAAATTTGAAAATTTACAAATAGAAAATTTTATTAAGAGTAAAGAATTTTCGCAACACAACACAAATAAACAAAATAAGAAATGAATCTTACCAATTTCCGAGCAAAATTTCCTCAATATTTCAGCAGAGATAATACCTAAAAATGTAATATTAATGATTTATTCATTTGATAATAATTTTGACTATACCAAAATATTATTTAAGCTAGATGAATTTAAAAACAGAGAAATTGATTGTGCCATATATATCAATAAATTAACCAGTCAATTAATGAATTTAATGAATAATAAATTAGTTAATTTAATGATAATAGGTAAAAATATCACATCTAAGATTAATCAGCAAAAAATTTTCTTTGATTGCATGAATATCTATGAAGTTTCTAAGTCTATTAATTCTAAATTAATTTACGAAATAGACTCTTTAATGTTTGATAACTATCATATTGAAAAATTGGGAATAAACTATATCTATTCAGAAACTCCACTTAATACTCAGAAAAAATAAAAGCCTAAGTTTTAATTACTTATGGCTTTTATTTTTTATAAACGATTAACTTCAATAATAGCAAATTTATTATTTTTGTTTTTTGTTTCAATAACCTTGAAAGTTGCTATATCTTCAAAAGTATATTTTAAATTTTTTATTAATCTTACCCTTTTTGAACGTTTTAACATCCATTCAGATAAAGTCAGACTCAATTCATTTTCATCTAATTTTTCATCATTTAATTCAAGTTGCTTAAAAATATCTTTCATTAAAGCGTTTGATTTAACTCTAGATTTTTCTAAACTGATTTCGTAGATATCTTCAACTTCATCAGTTTCGTCATAAATTTCTCCAACAAGTTCTTCAATAATATCTTCAATAGTGATGATACCAATAACATCTGTTGAACTATTATTTTCCACTACAAAGGCCATTTGCGCCTTAGCGTATCTCATTTTTTCCAGAGCACTAGAAAGTATTGAATTAGCAGAAATGTAAGGGACAGATTTGATAAAATCTATTACCTTACCTCTTTTTAGGTGATAAATATCTTTAAGAATGACTATACCTATAAGTGTTCCATCTTTACTTTCAACAGGCAATCTTGAGTAATTCGAATCCTTAAATACTTCTAAGGCTTCTTCTATTGTACTGTTATATTTTATTGTGACAACTTCTTTTAGTTTAATGTAATGTTGAGTTACTTTAATTGAATCTAAATCAAGGGCATTTTGTGCTAGTAAACTCTCACCTTTTTGCAAAACGCCCTCTTCTTTAGCTATATCAATCATTGTTTTTAGTTCATCTTCAGAGTTTGTTATATATACTTTTTTACCTAGTTTACTAATAGGATAGGCAATAATAAAGAAAATTCAATTAAAGAACTCAATTAGTCATGCAAAATTTCTTAGGTAGAAAAATGGATTTGCTTTAGCAATCATCTTAGGCATTATCTCACCAACTATAACAATTATTGGAGTAACCACTAAAGTGGCTACAATTGCAACAAGACCTTGATCGTTTAATATAATTTGGCTAAGTAATAATGATGTCAATGTTGAAGAACTAATATTTACAATATTATTACCGATTAACACTGTACTTAAAACTTGGTTATACTTCTTGAGATGTCTTTGAACAAGTTTAGCTCCAGGTTGTTTATTTTCTACCATTTGCATCACTTTAGCAGCTGAAATAGATGTATATGCTGTTTCAGCACCACTAAAAATACTACTTAATAAAAATAGTAAAATTAAAACCACTAATAAAATTATTTTGATATAACTAGGCATTTAAAACCTCCATATCAAAATTAATTACTTTTTTATAAAAACTATGATAACAGGGGGATTCACCCATAATTACTCCTTATTGTTTTCTGTTTTTATCATATCACTAAAACGACTGATATTCATTTGAAATCTTAATTTTTTT
It encodes the following:
- a CDS encoding ATP-dependent helicase; this encodes MRLNNISLLDDLNEQQREAVQYFDTSLRIIAGPGSGKTKVLTRKVAYLINDLGITPNKILAVTFTNKAANEMSERIRQYCDADTNKLNINTFHALCAKILRIEYLSAELNSDFLIIDEIDKKDILANVYKELNISKSQITFSNMIQKISWYKNTKVTLEELAKEMRISIDDPIILAIKSYERELSTKRMVDFDDLIIHVENLFDKHPEIAKKWSEKFSFILVDEFQDTSVSQYNIVKKLINNDTHLTIVGDPDQTIYNWRGADVNLILDFHKDFTNAKTVVLEKNYRSTKKIVNSANQLIVHNKKRYVKDLVTDNEIGSDIEFFHAFNMEAEARWVIQKINELKKNKIQLKNIAILYRSNFYSRPFEEALIKENINHKIFNGVKFFQREEIKNAIAFLRILYDGSDLAFERIINVPSRGIGEVALEKCIEIAKNNKKTLFNTFIQDYKTLPFRANIIREKIYPFLRSIRIHSIWLKSEKRKRKISEVLKLFLEDIGYLKSIESITNLRGSALDNVNELIESIKTWEEKNPDKGVKEYLEMVSLLSSSDEFDSGTNYVSLMTVHSAKGLEFDNVFIVGMSENIFPSVRSNNDSNPELIEEERRLAYVAITRARKRLFISDSRGIVLGTRIDKSPSRFITEMGINIEKFILVKDDYASFDTDLINDDHYNDNIIVGDFISHNTFGEGEVLEVNNSDIIVSFVNDNKTRTLRKNHPAIKLIKK
- a CDS encoding glycosyltransferase family 2 protein; amino-acid sequence: MKLTIISSITENERDTNSFLKDLTEQDTQDFEVILCLNKSTGTKKIFSIISEYSKFFGSRLKVIWNYKNQSVNYNIASAFRIAKGNYITIINSDTSLRKYYLLKMIEQATKYDVDVLEFKPRLIGSTRWKPKARIITNEPVKIANRPDVLAYTFPFILNKIFKKSLVQKCDKNWPEHSTDDKLAVTLNYQLMLLSKTYMYVDSRIKRDYFDLETWINPKTYFNNFKDVEKMFMNYESKIMHEYEYAKNYFFKVFLPGLITNISFISVRNLIHYKELNEKRSKKFINDLKLYIDKLQKSPEFKIFMDTNNYMLLKNTETDIIKNNIPVSKWRAILNELEE
- a CDS encoding CNNM domain-containing protein encodes the protein MPSYIKIILLVVLILLFLLSSIFSGAETAYTSISAAKVMQMVENKQPGAKLVQRHLKKYNQVLSTVLIGNNIVNISSSTLTSLLLSQIILNDQGLVAIVATLVVTPIIVIVGEIMPKMIAKANPFFYLRNFAWLIEFFNWIFFIIAYPISKLGKKVYITNSEDELKTMIDIAKEEGVLQKGESLLAQNALDLDSIKVTQHYIKLKEVVTIKYNSTIEEALEVFKDSNYSRLPVESKDGTLIGIVILKDIYHLKRGKVIDFIKSVPYISANSILSSALEKMRYAKAQMAFVVENNSSTDVIGIITIEDIIEELVGEIYDETDEVEDIYEISLEKSRVKSNALMKDIFKQLELNDEKLDENELSLTLSEWMLKRSKRVRLIKNLKYTFEDIATFKVIETKNKNNKFAIIEVNRL
- a CDS encoding MHO_4530 family protein, producing MQTSILILLIAILFILLIISGIVSIIIFRYVNGRSNSGLILFKIDSINKRVLRFTETEKLLPTPLDYKKGKFEIYNYLPLSDFLEFFDSQTISLIKDVLDNNLKRRVFITAKLNLNSKVKKTFLESLITKIDKKTKRNENIIYNLNIVPLDDESYYCSISWFLNEISKSKTFYKNEKNEFVKYVKGPFLCISILKKPYYFINEVSKNEKLKLMKKLKLQVHFVSVHETKELLMFIIKMPKKQKYETLIKSINNLNQSTLFRKIIDVISIQEFKKIIDNYEFEVLINKARYCLYNLKNNNSTEQYSVYQVLSDYKEGFDQFSTQYNNLLEANNNLKYKIKKSSVLTYAKLEKTEYDIVTFEYPEINKNWIEFFLKIPYIRYKFENLQIENFIKSKEFSQHNTNKQNKKWILPISEQNFLNISAEIIPKNVILMIYSFDNNFDYTKILFKLDEFKNREIDCAIYINKLTSQLMNLMNNKLVNLMIIGKNITSKINQQKIFFDCMNIYEVSKSINSKLIYEIDSLMFDNYHIEKLGINYIYSETPLNTQKK
- a CDS encoding RDD family protein — protein: MSKLKFFKRFFSSIFDTMISIIVCVFLFFLIGKFTDLRYVDFNKIQYYSIFILIIIFLIFYYIFIPYFLNGSTLGMLIFKMKIIHENKDRRLNLMDLVKRNILLYIVIFNLLYIIVFFNNESIKLFKLSDEQIKNLSFIDKTRINFSYAFTSVFMFVSFINFAVLLLNKKKLSALEYISSTRVVNKKMVYIHQNENIKLMPIQIEEREIILYIND